The DNA window GACGCGTCGCCGCATTGCCTGGCCTACGAACTGTCGCGTTGCGTCGACGAACCGGCCTGCTACCTGTTGCGGATCGAATGGGACAGCGCCGACGGTCATCTGCGGGGTTTCCGCAAGAGCGCCGGGTTCGCCGATTTCCTCGCCGCGATCGGCGGCTACATCGGCGCGATCGAGGAGATGCGCCACTACGCCGCGACCGGCGTGGTCGCGCGCAAGCCGGCGCCCTGAGCGCGGCCGCTCAGGCCAGGCGCCGCAGAATCCGTCGGCTGGCGTCGAAGCGTCCGCCGAAGCGGGCGAGGCCGTCGCCGCGCAGGCGCGGCGCATGCTCGCGCAGATAGTCGTCCAGCGCGGCGCGATCGCGCAGGCGGTATTGCACGCACAGGCCGAACCGCCCCGCGGCGGGCGCCGGGTCTTCCACCCGGTGCAATCGCGCGCCGAGGAAGCCGGGCAGGGCGCAGATCTCGTCGATGTGCGCGCGCAGCCAGGCCATGTACTCGGCTTCGATCGCCGCATCGACCTCGAGCGAGACTTCGTACGTTGTCTCGGCCCGGCTTGCGTCGGCCTCGCCCGCGCCGGTGGTGGCGTCCCGGTCCGCCATCACATCCGCACGATCGTGGTCACCGCCAGGGCCATCGCGGCGATGCTCAACATCACGAAGTACAACGAGCCGATCACGGTGTAGCGCACCAGGGTCAGCAGCCAGCCGTTGCCGTACACGCGCTTTTGCATGATCAGCAGGTAGATCGGCATCCACAGCCACAGCAGGCCGATGCCGACGCCGCTGATCACGCCGGCCGCGGGCCAGTGCGTCGCGATCGCACCGCCGAGCAGCGTCAGCACGAACATCGCCAGGAACACTAGGCACAGGTAGGCGTGGCTGTACAGCGCGACCACCAAATGCTCCAGGTAGCCGCGGCCCGAGCCCAGGTAGGCCAGCTTCAGCAGCAGCGCGAACATCGGCACCATCAGGAACAGCGCCGAGGGAACCGCGCCGAGCAGGGTGTTGATGTAGCGCCAGGGCTCTTTGCTGAGCCGGCTGATGTTGGCCTGGCCGATGCCGACCTGGCGGTTGAGCCAGTCGTTGGCGAACTTGGGCAGGTAGGGCGACACCAGGGGATTGCTCTGCGCGTCCCAGGGCTTGCCGTTGAAGCTCAACGGGTCGTGGATGTCGTCGCATTCGGCGTCGCCGTAGCGGTCGCGGTCGGTCTTGCGCGCGGCGCGTCCTTCGCTGACCGCGGCGTGCGCCTTCTGCAAGGTGGCGATGCGGCAGCCGGCTTCGGCGTTGATCCGGCGGATCTGCTTGGCCTGCTCCAAGGCCTGCGGCGAGGCCGGCGCGAGCTTGCCCAGTTGCGCCTGCAACGGCGCGATCTGACGGTCGCGCCATTGCTCGACGTCTCCCAGGGTGTTCATCGCCTGCACCGAGCCGGCGGCGGCAGTGCCGCCTTCGCGCTCGCCCTGCGCCTTCTGGAAGGCGAACTCGGCGTCGTCGATGCCCTGCAGCGCGCGCAGCGCTTCGATGCGCTTGTCGGCCTGGCGCTGCACGCTCTCGATCGATTTGTCGATCGGGCTGCGCGCCGTCTCCGGCACCGCTCGCCGGGCCAGCTGCAGCTCTTTGACCATGCGCGTGCGCAAGGCCTCGACCTCGACCACCGAATCGGCTTCGCGGAACTGCTTCTTGGTGTTGCCCAGCCGCACGGTGGTGCCCTGGACGTCGCCGACGCTGATCAGGCGCTGATCTTCGTCGACGTGGATGGCGAACTTGGCGATGAAGAAGGTCAGCACCGACAGCACCACGAACAGGCGCAGCGGCGGCACGTAGCGCATGCGGTGGCCGCGGATGTAGTTCGCCGCGGCCCGCCCCGGAGACAGCAGATCGCGCAAAGTGCGGAAAATGCGCCCGTCCAGGTGCCAGAACGACTCGAACACTTCTTCCAGGGCGTGGCCGACGTGGCGGATCGGGTTGTGCACCGACTGGCCGCAGGCATGGCAGAACTCGCCGTGCAATTCGGCGTGACAGTTCTCGCAATGGCTGAGATCGCCATGGCCGTGGGCGGTAGCTGCGCTTGCGCTCATGAGTGACGAACGAGGCTCCCCGGCCTTCACTTTCGAGCGGGTAAGATAGCCCTCCGCCGCGACCCGGCGCCAGCGCCCTAGACCGGATGCGCGGCCGCAGTCGTGCTGTTGGGTTCCCCGATGTCCGCGTCATCCCCCTCCGTCTCGCGCTCCGGCCTGCCCGGCGAGATCCGCACCACCGTGGTACTGGCCGCGCCGCTGGTCGCCGGCCATGTCTCGACCGGCCTGATCGGCTTCGTCGACAACACCCTGGCCGGCCACCACGGCACCACCACCCTGGCGTCGGTCACCATCGGCACCGCGCTGTGGTGGCTGCCGATGATGGTGCCGATCGGCACCCTGCTGTCGGTGCCGCCGTCGGTCTCGCAATTGGAAGGCGCCGGCCGCCGCGGCGAGATCGGCGCGCTGTTCCGCCAGGCGATGTGGCTGGCGGCGCTGCTGAGCGTGTTCCTGTTCGCGTTCCTGACCGCGATTCCCTACGCGCTCGGCGCGATGGGCATCGCGCCGGAAATCATTCCCGGCGCGCAGGCCTTCCTGCACGGCATCCGCTGGGGCGTGCCGGCGCTGACCCTGTTCTTCTGCATGCGCTACCTCAGCGAGGGCCTGCACTGGACCTTGCCGACCATGCTGCTCAGCGCCGGCGGCTTGCTGGTGCTGCTGCCGCTGGGCTACGTGCTGACCTTCGGCAAGTTCGGCCTGCCCGAGTTGGGCGCCGGCGGGCTCGGCATCGCCTCGGCGGCGATGCTGTGGACGCAGGCGATCGGTTTCTTCCTGGTCCTGCGGCGGGCGCGCCGTTTCGCCGACCTGGGCCTGTTCGCGCGCTTCGACCGGCCGCATTGGCCGACCATCCGCGGCCTGCTCGCCACCGGCCTGCCGATCGGCGTGACCGTGCTGATGGAAGGCAGCTTGTTCATCGTCACCGCCTTGCTGATCGGCCGCCTCGGCGAGGTCCAGGCCTCGGCGCACCAGATCGCGATCAATCTGTCGGCGTTGTGCTTCATGGTGCCGATGGCGCTGGCCGAGGCGACCACGGTGCGGGTCGGCCATGCGCTGGGCCGCGGCGATGTCGGCGGAGTGCGGCGGGCGATCTGGGCCGGCTATGCGATCGTGATCGGCACCCAGCTCATGTCCGGCATCGTCTTGCTCAGCGCCAACGACGTGCTGGTGAGTTTCTACACCCGCGACGCCGCGGTCGCCGCCCTGGCCGCCTCGCTGCTGTTCTACGCGGCGATGTTCCAGTTTCCGGACGGGATCCAGGTGCTGTCCGCCGGCGCCCTGCGCGGGCTCAAGGACACCCGCATGCCGATGATCCTGGCGGCCCTGGCCTACTGGGGCGTGGGCATGCCGGTCGGCGCCGGGCTCGGCCTGGGCCTGGGCTGGGGCCCGAAGGGCATGTGGATCGGCCTGATCGCCGGCCTGACCGTGGCTGCCGTCCTGCTCGGCCTGCGCCTGCTGCGCTCCAGCGCTCCCGACGCCCTGACCCGCCGCATCGCCGCCGAGCACCCCCACGAGCTGGACCCGCATGAGACGGGGTGCACGTGAAGCCGGGATTGGGGATTCGGGATTGGTTTAAAAGCGGGGATTCGAGATTTGGGATTCGGGATTAGTTTGAGGCCGGGATTCGCCACGGCCTGCGCTCTTAACCAATCCCGAATCCCCAATCCCCAATCCCCAATCCCCACCCTTACGAATGGCGGGTGAAACCCGGCCTCGGCCCGGTTAGTCTGGGCACGTATTCATGGAGCTCGTGCAAATGAACGATACCGCCCCGTCCCGCGGGCCTTTGGCCCGGCTGCTCGTCGGCGCCTGGGATGCGATGAATTTCACCCGCCGGTTGTTTTTCAACCTGGTGTTTTTCGGCGTGCTGTTGTTTTTCGCCCTGGCGGTCATGTTCGGCGGGCGGCCGGAGCCGCTGCTGGAACGCACCACCCTGGTGATCGCGCCGGAGGCCAGCCTGGTCGAGCAGTACAGCTCCGACCCGGCCTCGCGCGCGCTCGGCAAGGCCTTCGGCGACCGCAACGAGGAAGTGCAGCTGCGCGATCTGCTGCGCGCGCTGGACGCGGCCAAGGACGACAAGCGCATCGAGCGCGTGGTGCTGCGCCTGGACAAGCTGCAGGCCTCGGGCCTGGCTTCGCTGCGCGAAGTCGCCGCGGCGGTGGCGCGCCTGCGCGAGAGCAAGAAGGAAGTGATCGCCTTCTCCGAAGCCATGGACCAGAAGCAGTATCTGGTCGCGGCGCAGGCCAACCAGCTGTACCTGGACCCGATGGGCGGCATGCTGCTGGAAGGCCTCGGCCGCTATCGCCAGTACTACCGCGAAGGCCTGCAGGACAAGCTCGGCGTCGACGTGCACCTGTTCCGGGTCGGCGAGTTCAAGTCCGCGGCCGAGCCCTACATCCTCGACGCGGCCTCGGAAGAGTCCAAGACCGCCGACCTGTTCTGGATGAACGACCTGTGGTCGCGTTACCTCGGCGACGTCGCCAAGGCGCGCAAGCTCGACCCGGCCCAGCTCGCGGCCAGCATCGACGAATTGCCGCAGCGCCTGGACGCGGTCCAGGGCGACCTGGGCAAGTACGCGTTGCAGCAGAAGCTGGTCGACGGCCTCAAGACCCGCGCCGAAGTCGACGAACTGTTGGCCAAGCGCGGCGTCGCCGACGACGACGCCGAGGGCGGCTTCCGGCAGATTTCCCTCGACGCTTACGTGGCCAGCCTGGACCGCGTGATCAACCCGGCCGACCAGCGTCCGCAGGTCGCCGTGGTGGTGGCCGAGGGCGAGATCACCGGCGGCGAGCAGCCGCCGGGCACGATCGGCGGCGTCTCGACCGCAGCCCTGCTGCGAGAAGCGCGCGAGGACGAGCACGTGAAAGCGTTGGTGCTGCGGGTGGACTCGCCCGGCGGCGAAGTGTTCGCCTCCGAGCAGATCCGCCGTGAAGTGGTCGCGCTGAAGGCCGCCGGCAAGCCGGTGGTGGTGTCGATGGGCGATCTGGCGGCGTCCGGCGGCTACTGGATCTCGATGAACGCCGACCGCATCTACGCCGATCCCTCGACCATCACCGGTTCGATCGGCATCTTCGGCATGATCCCGACCGTGCCGCGCGCGCTGGAGAAGATCGGCGTGCACACCGACGGCGTCGGCACCACCCGCCTGGCCGGTGCGTTCGACATCACCCGGCCGCTGGCGCCGGAAGTCGGCAGCGTGATCCAGAGCGTGATCAACAAGGGCTATGCCGATTTCACCGGCCGCGTCGCCGATGCGAGAAAGCGTCCGGTGACCGAGATCGACGCGGTCGCGCGCGGCCGGGTCTGGAGCGGCGCGCAGGCCAAGGAGCGCGGCCTGGTCGACGCGCTGGGCGGTCTGTCCGATGCGATCGACGACGTCGCCAAGCGGGCCAAGCTCGGCAAGACCGGCGAATATCGGGTGCGTTATGTGGAGAAGATGCCGACCCCGTTCGAGCGCTTCTTCGCCAACTTCGCCCAGAGCCGTGCCGGCAGCGCCATGCTGGGCCAGTCGGACTTCGCCCGCGGCCTGCTGGTCAAGGCGATGCCGCAGGCGGCGGCGGACCTGCGCTTCCTGCAGAGCGCGGCGGTGCCGACCCGCGGCGTGCCGGTGAAGTCGCTGGCGTATTGCTTCTGCGAGCTGTAAGCGCGCGCAGCGGCGGTCGCGGCGGCCGGGCTTCGGTCGCCGCGGCCTCTCACGACGGGTCGCTGCGGCGGCCCGTTTGCGTTATGGGGCGCCGGCCTCAGCCGCCGGCGGCCTCGATCGCGTCGCGCTGGCGCTGCGCGCCCTGGTCGACCGCGTCCTCGCTGCTCTTGGCCTGGTCGATCGGTTGCTGGATCGCGTCGCGCAGCTGAGTCGCCTGCGGCTCGACCGGGCGTTCCTTGTCCGGCGGTTGCGGCTTGGTGCAGCCCGCGAGCGCGCCCAGCGCGGCGACGGCGATCACGAGAGGCAAAGTCCGGCAGCGTGTCATTGCGGCATCCTCGGTCGGCTGGCCGTTATGCTACGCCGGTCGCGCCGCGCCGGCGCGTCGATTCCGCGGCAGATCTGGAGAAGGCTATGGACCCGAAACGTTGGCGCCTGGACGGACAACTGGCCCTGGTGACCGGCGGCAGCGCCGGCATCGGCCGGGCGATCGCGCGCGAACTGCTGGGCTTCGGCGCCGATGTGCTGCTGGCCGCGCGCGACGCCACCGCCTTGGAGTCGGCGCGCGCCGAATTGGTCGAGGATTTCCCCGAACGCGACATCCACGCCTTCGTGGCCGACGTCGCCGACGACGAGCAGCGGCGCGAGCTGCTGGACTGGGTCGAGGACTTCGGCGAGGGCCTGCACATCCTGGTCAACAACGCCGGCGGCAACCTCAGCAAGCCGACCAACGACTACACCGAGGACGAGTGGCGGCAGATCTTCGAGATCAACCTGTTCTCGGCCTTCGAACTCTCGCGCTACGCGCATGCGCTGCTGACTCGGCACGCGGCCTCGAGCATCGTCAACGTCGGCAGCGTGTCCGGCAATCTGCACGTGCGCACCGGCTCGCCCTACGGCATGAGCAAGGCGGCGATGCACCAGATGACGCGCAATCTGGCAGTGGAATGGGCCGAGGACGGAATCCGGGTCAACGCGGTCGCGCCCTGGTACATCCGCACCCGCCGCACCTCGGACAAGCTGGCCGATCCCGACTATCTGGACGAGGTGCTGCTGCGCACGCCGCTGGGCCGGATCGGCGAGCCGGAAGAGGTGGCCGCGGCGGTGGCCTTCCTGTGCCTGCCGGCCTCGGGCTACATCACCGGCGAATGCATCGCCGTCGACGGCGGCTTCCAACGCTACGGTTTCTGAGCCGCGCGTCGCGCGCAAGGAGGCGGAGTGCGATCGATCGCATGGACGTTATTGGCGCTGACCGGTGCGCCCCTCGCCCACGCGGGCGACGGCGCCGAGGCGGCGTTGCTCGCGCCCGCGTCGCGCACGGCGTTGTGGATCGGGGCCGACCACGCGCAGGCGGGCGAATATCCGTTCGTGCAGGTGCTCGGCGACGCCGGTGCCGACCCGCGTGCGGCGCCCTGGCTGGGCCGCGAGTTCCGGGTCTATGCCGATGGACAGGCGCATGGCCGAGTGCGGCCGCTGCGCCGCATCGCCGTGCCGGACCTGGGTTGCAGCGAGCCGGACCGGCTGGCGTTCGCGGCCGGCGACGCGGCGCCGGCGCTCGGCGAACGCGGTGCCTGGTTGGCCGATTTCGATCTCAATCCGGAACGGCGTCTGCAGAGCCGTCCGGCGACGGCCGCCGAGCGCGAGGAACTGCTGGCCGAACTGGTCGCGATGGCGATGCCGGGCCGGGGCGAGCGGCCGCAGCGCCTGCGCGAGGCGGTGATGCGATGGCGGCGCGATGGCGAGGCTGCTGGCGCGCGCGAACTGTGGTTGATCGCCGATGCGCGCGCGCCGCAGCGCCGCTGGGCGCTGCTGACGCTCGATGCGCAGTTCGATGCGGATGTGGGCGACGAGCGCGAACGCATCGGCGTCGTCGCGCTGTTCGCGCGCGAGGCCGCCGATCGCGGCTGGCGCCGGCGGGCCTGGATATCGACCGCGTCCTGCGCCGACTGCGACGGTATGGAACCGCGCCACACGGTGCTGGACTTCGCCGACCTCGATCGCGACGGCGCGCCCGATTTCCTGTTCGAGGTCCAGCAATACGAAAGCTGGGGCTACCGGCTGCTGCGTTCCGGCGGCGAGGGCGGGTCCTGGCAAGCGCTGGACGGCGGAGGCGGTTGCTGAATCCGCGCGTTCGCGGCGCGGTCGCGACCGTTCGGCGGCGGCATCGCCACACGCGGTCGCGGCGCGAACCGCAGGCGTATACTGCGGCCATGCGCCTCGCCCTGACCATCGTCGCCGCCGACGGCGCCGAACTGCCTGCCGGCAGTTCGGTCAGCGTGCAATTGCGCGACACCTCGTTCGAGGATGCGCCGGCGCGGGTGCTCGACGAATGGGCGCAGACCGTGCCCGAGCACGCTCAGTCGCTGCCGCTGCAGGTCGAGATCGCCGACGACCTGGTCGACGCCGGCGACGCCACCTGGTGGGTGCACGTCGACAGCGACGGCGACGGCCGTCTCGGCCGCGGCGATTACGTCACCATGCAGGCCTATCCGCTGCGTCCTGGCGATGCAGCGGTGACGTTGCAGGTCAAGCGGATCGGCTGACCCCGGCCAGCCAATCGGCCACCGCGCGCGCGATCGGCTGACCGGTGCGGTGCTCGATGAACAAGAACTCGCCGGCGGTGTTGACCTCGAAGAAGTAATACTCGCCGTCCGGCGTGCGGCGCAGGTCGATCGCTCCGTAGACCAGGCCCAGTTTCTGCATCAGCGCGCGCAGGCGCTCGCGCACCGGCTCGGGCAGGGCGTGTTCGCGCACCTCGGCGTCGCCGAGGTTGGGGCGGAAGTCGACCGT is part of the Lysobacter firmicutimachus genome and encodes:
- a CDS encoding DUF3667 domain-containing protein, which translates into the protein MSASAATAHGHGDLSHCENCHAELHGEFCHACGQSVHNPIRHVGHALEEVFESFWHLDGRIFRTLRDLLSPGRAAANYIRGHRMRYVPPLRLFVVLSVLTFFIAKFAIHVDEDQRLISVGDVQGTTVRLGNTKKQFREADSVVEVEALRTRMVKELQLARRAVPETARSPIDKSIESVQRQADKRIEALRALQGIDDAEFAFQKAQGEREGGTAAAGSVQAMNTLGDVEQWRDRQIAPLQAQLGKLAPASPQALEQAKQIRRINAEAGCRIATLQKAHAAVSEGRAARKTDRDRYGDAECDDIHDPLSFNGKPWDAQSNPLVSPYLPKFANDWLNRQVGIGQANISRLSKEPWRYINTLLGAVPSALFLMVPMFALLLKLAYLGSGRGYLEHLVVALYSHAYLCLVFLAMFVLTLLGGAIATHWPAAGVISGVGIGLLWLWMPIYLLIMQKRVYGNGWLLTLVRYTVIGSLYFVMLSIAAMALAVTTIVRM
- a CDS encoding MATE family efflux transporter, whose product is MSASSPSVSRSGLPGEIRTTVVLAAPLVAGHVSTGLIGFVDNTLAGHHGTTTLASVTIGTALWWLPMMVPIGTLLSVPPSVSQLEGAGRRGEIGALFRQAMWLAALLSVFLFAFLTAIPYALGAMGIAPEIIPGAQAFLHGIRWGVPALTLFFCMRYLSEGLHWTLPTMLLSAGGLLVLLPLGYVLTFGKFGLPELGAGGLGIASAAMLWTQAIGFFLVLRRARRFADLGLFARFDRPHWPTIRGLLATGLPIGVTVLMEGSLFIVTALLIGRLGEVQASAHQIAINLSALCFMVPMALAEATTVRVGHALGRGDVGGVRRAIWAGYAIVIGTQLMSGIVLLSANDVLVSFYTRDAAVAALAASLLFYAAMFQFPDGIQVLSAGALRGLKDTRMPMILAALAYWGVGMPVGAGLGLGLGWGPKGMWIGLIAGLTVAAVLLGLRLLRSSAPDALTRRIAAEHPHELDPHETGCT
- a CDS encoding DUF4286 family protein; its protein translation is MADRDATTGAGEADASRAETTYEVSLEVDAAIEAEYMAWLRAHIDEICALPGFLGARLHRVEDPAPAAGRFGLCVQYRLRDRAALDDYLREHAPRLRGDGLARFGGRFDASRRILRRLA
- a CDS encoding SDR family oxidoreductase, translated to MDPKRWRLDGQLALVTGGSAGIGRAIARELLGFGADVLLAARDATALESARAELVEDFPERDIHAFVADVADDEQRRELLDWVEDFGEGLHILVNNAGGNLSKPTNDYTEDEWRQIFEINLFSAFELSRYAHALLTRHAASSIVNVGSVSGNLHVRTGSPYGMSKAAMHQMTRNLAVEWAEDGIRVNAVAPWYIRTRRTSDKLADPDYLDEVLLRTPLGRIGEPEEVAAAVAFLCLPASGYITGECIAVDGGFQRYGF
- a CDS encoding YbaY family lipoprotein, with protein sequence MRLALTIVAADGAELPAGSSVSVQLRDTSFEDAPARVLDEWAQTVPEHAQSLPLQVEIADDLVDAGDATWWVHVDSDGDGRLGRGDYVTMQAYPLRPGDAAVTLQVKRIG
- the sppA gene encoding signal peptide peptidase SppA, producing the protein MNDTAPSRGPLARLLVGAWDAMNFTRRLFFNLVFFGVLLFFALAVMFGGRPEPLLERTTLVIAPEASLVEQYSSDPASRALGKAFGDRNEEVQLRDLLRALDAAKDDKRIERVVLRLDKLQASGLASLREVAAAVARLRESKKEVIAFSEAMDQKQYLVAAQANQLYLDPMGGMLLEGLGRYRQYYREGLQDKLGVDVHLFRVGEFKSAAEPYILDAASEESKTADLFWMNDLWSRYLGDVAKARKLDPAQLAASIDELPQRLDAVQGDLGKYALQQKLVDGLKTRAEVDELLAKRGVADDDAEGGFRQISLDAYVASLDRVINPADQRPQVAVVVAEGEITGGEQPPGTIGGVSTAALLREAREDEHVKALVLRVDSPGGEVFASEQIRREVVALKAAGKPVVVSMGDLAASGGYWISMNADRIYADPSTITGSIGIFGMIPTVPRALEKIGVHTDGVGTTRLAGAFDITRPLAPEVGSVIQSVINKGYADFTGRVADARKRPVTEIDAVARGRVWSGAQAKERGLVDALGGLSDAIDDVAKRAKLGKTGEYRVRYVEKMPTPFERFFANFAQSRAGSAMLGQSDFARGLLVKAMPQAAADLRFLQSAAVPTRGVPVKSLAYCFCEL
- a CDS encoding antibiotic biosynthesis monooxygenase family protein, translating into MIVEYIRYRLAADAAEAFERDYARAARVLDASPHCLAYELSRCVDEPACYLLRIEWDSADGHLRGFRKSAGFADFLAAIGGYIGAIEEMRHYAATGVVARKPAP